A region of Vigna radiata var. radiata cultivar VC1973A chromosome 6, Vradiata_ver6, whole genome shotgun sequence DNA encodes the following proteins:
- the LOC106763106 gene encoding polyadenylate-binding protein-interacting protein 5 isoform X1 produces MRPQSSSLNPYAASYVPLSKRGADGRTTFTEIDSKSYDGSFWFQNRQDATNDQQLTIASSERLFKPDAFPTKSQPASSSYTSSSQNVAEVAENQMLAEELDMDLEYLRITFPGISYQSLVDVYNVNSGDLDAAIDMLSQLELEGDESSGTLPETLDIGDVSESGLPADSTSLKQKNVAEETSTSSSHMASGDVL; encoded by the exons ATGAGGCCGCAATCGTCGTCTTTGAATCCATATGCAGCCTCATATGTTCCTCTCTCTAAAAGGGGGGCAGACGGTAGAACTACTTTTACAGAAATAGATTCCAAGAGTTATGATGGGAGTTTTTGGTTTCAGAATCGTCAGGATGCAACAAATGATCAGCAACTCACCATTGCTAGTTCAGAAAGGCTATTTAAACCTGATGCTTTTCCGACAAAAAGCCAGCCTGCCTCAAGTTCTTACACTTCATCATCTCAGAATGTGGCAGAGGTGGCAGAAAATCAGATGCTAGCCGAAGAACTGGATATGGATTTGGAATATCTTAGGATTACATTTCCTGGCATATCTTATCAATCCCTTGTAGATGTCTATAATGTAAACAGTGGAGACTTGGATGCTGCTATTGACATGCTCAGTCAACTTGAG TTAGAGGGAGATGAATCTTCTGGAACTCTTCCAGAGACACTTGATATTGGTGATGTTTCAGAATCTGGATTACCGGCTGATTCTACTTCCTTAAAGCAGAAGAATGTAGCAGAGGAAACCAGCACTTCGTCTAGTCACATGGCATCAGGCGATGTCTTATGA
- the LOC106763106 gene encoding polyadenylate-binding protein-interacting protein 6 isoform X2 gives MRPQSSSLNPYAASYVPLSKRGADGRTTFTEIDSKSYDGSFWFQNRQDATNDQQLTIASSERLFKPDAFPTKSQPASSSYTSSSQNVAEVAENQMLAEELDMDLEYLRITFPGISYQSLVDVYNVNSGDLDAAIDMLSQLEIVSPDDNG, from the exons ATGAGGCCGCAATCGTCGTCTTTGAATCCATATGCAGCCTCATATGTTCCTCTCTCTAAAAGGGGGGCAGACGGTAGAACTACTTTTACAGAAATAGATTCCAAGAGTTATGATGGGAGTTTTTGGTTTCAGAATCGTCAGGATGCAACAAATGATCAGCAACTCACCATTGCTAGTTCAGAAAGGCTATTTAAACCTGATGCTTTTCCGACAAAAAGCCAGCCTGCCTCAAGTTCTTACACTTCATCATCTCAGAATGTGGCAGAGGTGGCAGAAAATCAGATGCTAGCCGAAGAACTGGATATGGATTTGGAATATCTTAGGATTACATTTCCTGGCATATCTTATCAATCCCTTGTAGATGTCTATAATGTAAACAGTGGAGACTTGGATGCTGCTATTGACATGCTCAGTCAACTTGAG ATTGTCTCTCCAGATGACAATGGATAG